AATCGTCCAACGGATTTTCTTCCAAAGGATGAAGAATTAGTGATTAAAATTCAAAGGAAGATGAATAGGGCTCTTGATCCCGAGCAATTTTATAAGTTGTTAGACCATTTTGCAACAAGGGTCAGACATATTTATGATCAAAATTTGATTGTAAAAAGGAGTGAGAATGAAAATTAAAAAAGTGTTGAGAAGTTTTTTTTTAAAGAGGGGGTTGATAGGGTTTTTATTTTTCTTGTCCTTTTTGCATATAGGAAAATCAGACGATAAAAATTATTACGTGACTCGAGTGATTGATGGAGACACGATTGAGCTTGAGACTGGGGAGCTTGTCCGATATATCGGAATCGACACCCCTGAAGTCAGAGAAAAAAAGAATGGACGTTGGATTTATCGACCTCAGCCTTTTGCTGAAGAGGCAAAGGCCCTTAATGAAAAATGGGTAGAAGGGAAAAAAGTTCATCTTGAACGAGATGTTGAGAAATTTGATAAATATGGTCGCGTGCTCGCTTATGTGTATGTCGATGACTTTTTTGTTAATGAAGCATTGGTTCGTCAGGGATATGCGAGGCTTTTAACCATTCGTCCTGACGTGAAACATGCCCATGATTTTAAGAAGGCCTTGGAGGAAGCTAAAAAAAATCACCGAGGGATGTGGAAGT
Above is a window of Chlamydiota bacterium DNA encoding:
- a CDS encoding thermonuclease family protein, translating into MKIKKVLRSFFLKRGLIGFLFFLSFLHIGKSDDKNYYVTRVIDGDTIELETGELVRYIGIDTPEVREKKNGRWIYRPQPFAEEAKALNEKWVEGKKVHLERDVEKFDKYGRVLAYVYVDDFFVNEALVRQGYARLLTIRPDVKHAHDFKKALEEAKKNHRGMWK